One window from the genome of Bradyrhizobium xenonodulans encodes:
- a CDS encoding winged helix-turn-helix domain-containing protein produces MLKSPQHPIVIGDRVVDLARETLRDGRGDVVPLRPRAWAVLRLLATRPGQLVGKDEIMDQVWSDCEVTEDSLVQAIGDIRRALGDAGRSALKTMPRRGYMLVVNGEPVDSSISSGVATSPRPDNIEEPSASSFPHLSIVVLPFANLGADPQQEYFVDGVTDSLTTDLSRIAGAFVIGRSTAFTFKGKPVNLREIGRELNVRYALQGSVQRGGNRFRVNVQLTDTETGAQLWAERFDKPAADLLDMQDEIVSRLANTLNAELIKAEARRAERSLQPDAMDLYFQGRAFLSKGITPAVMARARDFFVRALALDPHHVEAAVAAAHVDFAIASSSMADDAPAHIRAAEKTLNDVLLRAPNHPRAHMLLGAVQIRTNRAAKGIAECWQALALDRNLADAHGFIGLGKHALGRGEEVEGHIQEALRLSPRDMRAFLWFMIVGMAKLVVNADLEALEWLRRSIEANPNFALAQFHLAGALAMMGHLNEARSCAEAGLALDPSFTIRRYDVNGAFLSDNPGWLARRERLYEAMRLAGVPEG; encoded by the coding sequence TTGTTAAAGTCACCGCAGCACCCGATCGTGATCGGCGACCGGGTCGTGGATCTGGCCCGTGAAACGTTGCGTGACGGCCGCGGCGACGTCGTCCCCCTGCGTCCGCGCGCCTGGGCCGTGCTGCGGCTGCTTGCGACCCGGCCAGGACAACTGGTTGGCAAAGATGAAATCATGGATCAGGTCTGGTCGGATTGCGAGGTCACGGAAGACTCACTCGTCCAAGCCATCGGCGACATCAGGCGCGCCCTGGGAGACGCCGGCCGGTCGGCCCTGAAGACGATGCCTCGCCGCGGCTACATGCTGGTCGTAAATGGAGAGCCGGTCGACAGCTCGATCTCTTCCGGCGTTGCGACCTCGCCGAGGCCGGACAATATCGAAGAACCGTCGGCTTCATCCTTTCCACACCTATCTATCGTTGTTCTACCGTTCGCAAACCTCGGCGCCGACCCTCAGCAGGAGTATTTCGTGGATGGCGTGACTGATAGTCTCACAACTGATTTGTCGCGCATCGCCGGCGCGTTTGTTATCGGCCGCAGCACCGCGTTCACGTTCAAGGGAAAGCCGGTGAACTTGAGGGAAATTGGCCGTGAATTGAATGTGCGTTACGCACTGCAGGGGTCGGTGCAACGCGGCGGCAACCGCTTTCGCGTGAACGTCCAATTGACCGATACGGAAACTGGAGCCCAGCTCTGGGCCGAGCGCTTCGACAAGCCGGCCGCTGACTTGCTGGACATGCAGGACGAGATCGTATCCCGGCTCGCCAATACGTTGAACGCCGAACTCATCAAGGCCGAAGCCCGACGCGCCGAGCGGTCGCTCCAGCCGGACGCCATGGATTTATACTTTCAAGGCAGGGCTTTCCTGAGCAAGGGAATAACGCCTGCGGTTATGGCGCGAGCAAGGGATTTCTTCGTGCGCGCCTTGGCTCTTGATCCACACCATGTTGAAGCAGCGGTTGCCGCAGCTCACGTCGATTTTGCGATCGCTTCTTCTTCCATGGCCGATGACGCACCGGCGCATATCAGGGCCGCGGAAAAGACGCTGAATGATGTGTTGTTGCGGGCGCCGAACCATCCCAGAGCTCACATGCTCCTTGGCGCAGTTCAGATTCGGACAAACCGCGCAGCCAAGGGAATCGCTGAATGTTGGCAGGCGCTGGCGCTCGATCGGAATTTGGCCGACGCGCATGGGTTCATTGGGCTTGGGAAGCATGCGCTAGGACGGGGTGAGGAAGTCGAAGGGCATATTCAAGAGGCGCTGCGACTATCCCCGCGCGATATGCGTGCCTTTCTCTGGTTCATGATTGTCGGGATGGCTAAGTTGGTGGTCAACGCAGACCTTGAGGCACTCGAGTGGCTTCGCCGAAGCATTGAGGCCAATCCCAATTTCGCGCTCGCTCAATTTCACCTGGCTGGCGCGTTGGCCATGATGGGACACCTCAACGAAGCACGATCCTGTGCCGAGGCGGGACTAGCACTTGATCCTAGCTTCACCATCCGTCGATACGACGTCAACGGCGCTTTCCTGTCGGACAATCCGGGATGGCTTGCCAGGCGCGAGCGGCTCTATGAGGCTATGCGTCTCGCCGGCGTACCGGAGGGGTGA
- a CDS encoding adenylate/guanylate cyclase domain-containing protein yields the protein MVEERPVRVERRLSAILAADVAGYSRLMHNDEEATHAKLATLLTDGVTAAIADHGGRVVKNTGDGFLAEFSSAVEAVRAAVQFQTRIAELTIGDAEDRRIAFRVGINIGDVIVEPDDIFGDGVNIAARLESIAEPGGICISASAYDQVRGKVSVEFADLGEQNLKNIDRPVRAYAMVRNGPGPTTQSERARQGRLSPPRRSMGRIRARLTPLGGVIALIAVVGAVAVFLVVYWNVWKTVRTDALQEGQKTQREAAARPDVAPRLSLVVLPFANLNNDPEQDYFADGIATDLTTDLARTPDAFVIGRGTAFTYKNKQVDLKTLGKDLGIRWAVQGAVQRAGDRVRMNVSLADLSTGRDVWSDRFDGDRMNLAALQEQVTARLARSLNVELIQAESRRGLMDQSANPDAVDFSMRGWAKVNGPQTKITNAQAKDLFDSALRLDPDNIDAMLGKAWCIATSVLNGWSTFVTEDKKIATNLVDQVLAKRPASASAHITKGNILLYGNPEGALPEFDAALEIDPNSPVAHATKGIALVTAGRAHEAFSPVQIALRLSPKDPAAGIWHFFLCHAHVHVHQYNEAVEECRRSINLNKLYWMPYADLISAYGATGQLEMAQQMLAELNAIRPDFTVQWSRQMGYARSSNPQFRREYDDILDGLRKAGVREQ from the coding sequence ATGGTGGAGGAGCGGCCAGTCCGGGTTGAGCGGAGGCTGTCGGCGATATTGGCTGCCGACGTAGCTGGCTACTCGCGTCTGATGCACAATGACGAAGAGGCGACCCACGCCAAACTGGCCACTCTCCTAACTGACGGTGTTACGGCGGCGATTGCCGACCACGGCGGCCGGGTCGTGAAGAACACCGGCGACGGCTTTTTGGCGGAATTTTCGAGCGCCGTCGAAGCCGTCCGAGCTGCTGTACAGTTCCAGACCCGGATCGCCGAACTGACAATCGGAGATGCTGAAGATAGGCGCATAGCTTTCCGTGTGGGCATCAATATCGGCGACGTAATCGTCGAGCCCGACGACATCTTTGGAGACGGCGTTAACATTGCGGCGCGGCTTGAAAGTATCGCAGAACCGGGTGGCATCTGCATCTCAGCCTCTGCCTACGACCAAGTCCGGGGCAAGGTCAGCGTTGAGTTCGCCGATCTGGGCGAGCAGAACCTCAAGAATATCGACCGCCCGGTGCGCGCCTATGCCATGGTCAGGAATGGACCTGGCCCGACTACCCAGTCTGAACGCGCAAGACAAGGCCGGCTTTCACCGCCTCGTCGTTCCATGGGTCGAATCCGAGCGCGTTTGACGCCTCTCGGCGGCGTGATTGCCTTAATTGCGGTCGTCGGTGCCGTGGCCGTCTTCCTCGTCGTCTATTGGAATGTCTGGAAGACGGTCCGCACTGATGCTTTACAGGAAGGGCAAAAGACACAGAGAGAAGCAGCGGCCCGGCCCGATGTCGCTCCCCGTTTGTCTCTTGTCGTCCTGCCCTTTGCGAACCTCAACAACGATCCGGAACAGGATTATTTTGCGGACGGCATTGCGACTGACCTGACGACCGACCTCGCACGGACGCCCGATGCATTCGTGATCGGCCGCGGAACGGCTTTTACCTATAAGAATAAGCAGGTCGATCTCAAGACGCTCGGCAAGGACCTTGGTATTCGATGGGCCGTACAGGGCGCCGTGCAACGGGCCGGAGACCGGGTCCGGATGAACGTGTCGCTTGCCGACCTTTCGACCGGTCGCGACGTCTGGTCGGATCGTTTTGACGGCGATCGGATGAATCTCGCCGCTTTGCAGGAGCAGGTCACGGCGCGGCTTGCCCGCTCTCTTAACGTCGAACTTATCCAGGCCGAAAGCCGGCGCGGCCTAATGGACCAGTCCGCGAATCCGGATGCTGTGGATTTCAGTATGCGCGGCTGGGCGAAGGTCAATGGGCCTCAGACCAAGATAACGAACGCTCAGGCAAAGGATTTGTTTGACAGCGCGCTGCGCCTCGATCCGGACAACATTGACGCAATGCTCGGGAAAGCGTGGTGCATAGCCACTAGCGTGCTCAACGGATGGTCAACGTTCGTGACGGAAGACAAAAAGATCGCGACAAACCTAGTTGATCAAGTTCTTGCAAAACGCCCGGCGAGTGCAAGCGCGCACATCACCAAGGGAAACATTTTGCTATACGGAAATCCCGAGGGGGCATTGCCTGAATTCGACGCCGCTCTGGAAATCGACCCTAATTCACCGGTCGCGCACGCAACAAAGGGAATCGCACTTGTCACGGCGGGACGCGCTCACGAAGCGTTCTCCCCAGTTCAGATCGCTTTGCGCCTAAGCCCCAAAGATCCGGCCGCTGGCATTTGGCACTTCTTCCTGTGTCATGCTCACGTGCATGTGCACCAATATAACGAAGCGGTTGAGGAATGCAGGCGCTCGATCAATCTGAACAAATTATACTGGATGCCGTATGCGGATTTGATTTCAGCTTATGGGGCCACCGGCCAATTGGAAATGGCCCAGCAAATGTTAGCCGAATTGAATGCAATCCGGCCGGACTTCACGGTCCAGTGGTCCCGCCAAATGGGTTACGCGCGTTCCAGCAATCCGCAGTTTCGTCGTGAGTACGACGACATCCTCGATGGACTCAGAAAGGCCGGCGTTCGCGAGCAATGA